The uncultured Fretibacterium sp. sequence TGAACCCTTTGATGAACGTTTTGCCGATGTCCGGCTGACCGTGCCTTCCGATGACGGCCACAGGAAGGAGATCGTCCTCGACGGAGGTCACGAACCCGTCCACCACCGGCAGTTTGACGCTGTACTTTTCCGAGAGGTTCTGCATGACGATGAGACCCACGCAGTTTGCCTGGACCTCCTTCTCCGTAGAGGGGATCTTCAGCTCGTCCGCCGAGACGCAGCCCCGTTTCACGGTATGTTTGACCAAATCCGGGTACGTATAGGGCTTGAGCTCCACGACGAGCTTTCCGTCCTCGGCCACCCTTTCCCCCTCGAGGTACACCGAGGTGACGTTCATATCCTCCAGCTTGCCGCTGATGATGTTGATGTCGGCATATTTCCCGGGGGCGAGAACGCCGATTTCATCCAGGTTGTGCCACGCGGAGGCGTTGATGGTGACCATCTGTATGGCCTCCACCGGGTTCACGCCCCGTTCTATGGTGCGCCTGACGATGTCGTTCATGTGCCCTTTTTTGATGATGTCCTCCGCCAACATGTCGTCCGTCGCCAGGAGCATTCTCCTGGAGGACAGCCCCTCCTCGGTGAGCGCCTTGATGCACTCCGGCATGTTGCTTTGGGTGGAGCCCTCCCGCATCAGGACATAGACTCCGTAGCGCAGTTTTTCCATGCACTCTTCCTTGGAGGTCGTCTCGTGGCACGAAATGTCCGTTCCACCGCATATGATGTGCGCGGCCAGATCCGCTCCAAAGATCTCCGCCGCGTTGCCGTCGACCTTCTTCCCTAAGTCCCGCGCGTAGGTGGTCGCCGCGATGGTGTCCTTCACGACGTCGTACTTGTGTTCATAGACAAAGCGCATGCAGGTGACGCCCTGAGTCTCCCCGATGCCCGTCACCGTGGGATACTCCAGCATCTCCTGCACGTCCTCGGACGTGAGGCTCTCCCCCGGGGTCTCCAGCCCCGGGCAGTCCGGCGTCAGCGCCGGAACCCTCAGATAAACGTGGTGGGGAAGCGTCGCGCACTCCTCGGCCATCGCCTTGATGGCGGTCTTTCCCAGGACATTCCCCACCTCGTGGGGGTCGGCGATCAGGCAGGTGGTCCCCGTGGGAAGGGAAAGACGTGAAAACTCCGTAGCCGTAAGCATGGCCGATTCAAAGTGCATGTGAGAATCGATGAAGCCCGGAGTGACGTATTTCCCCGATACGTCGACGACCTCCGTCCCCTCCCCCGTCAGCGGGGTGCAGTCCCCTACCATGAGGATGTATTTTCCGGAGATGGCCACATCCGCGACATAAATTTCTCCGGTAATGACGTTGACGACGTTGCCCCCCTTGAGCACCTTATCCGCAAAGCTCCCTTTCCCCAGAAGGGCATCGACACAATGCAGCCTATCCTCCGCCACCTTCAGACTTTTGACGTTCAACACGACAATCCCCCCTCCTCAGCGATAAAAGTATGCCGAACATCGTAAAATCCCCCCTGAAAACCATCCAGCAGGGAGACCAACCAAACGGCTTTCCAGAGTGTGCCCCCAGCACCTCCGAAAGAATGGCCCCGGGTTCCGGTTACCTCTCGACCAGGGCTACGGCGCGTATCGGGGACCCGCTACCGGCGCGGATCCTCAGGGGAAGCCCCATATAGATGAAACGCTTCCCGACCACCTTGTCCAGGTTACACAGGTTCTCCGTATTCGTGATCCCGAACTCCCCGCAGACGAGGTGGCCGGAGAAATCCAGATCGTCGGGGGTCTGGTCGATCGCCGGAGAATCGACGCCGATGTTCACCACGCCTTTTTCGGCCAGCCACTTCGCGGCCTCATAGGATACGCCGGAGTGCTTGGCCGTGATGCCGCCGTAGCCCCTGTCGGGATACGTCCTCTCGTAGTGCCCCGTGTACATCAGGAAGATGTCCCCTTTTCGGATATCGAGGCCATGCTTCTCCAGTGCCTCCTCGATATCCTTCACCTCGATGTAGTCCGGATACCGGACGTGCCGGAGGTCTACGCAGATGGCATCCCCATAGAAGAGCTCCAGCGCCATGTTCTCGATGGTCGGCCCATCCGGCTTGAACTCCCAGACCGCGTCGGAATGTGTGGGGCCGTGCTCGCTGATCAGCATGTTCCTGGCCGAGAACCCCAGGGTCTTGGAGCCCGTATCCTTCATGTTCTGTTCGTGGGTCTGGTTCACCATGAAAAAGGTCTTTTGATGCATACCGAAAACAGGCATTCCCTCGTAGATCTCCTGGCTCAAATCGATGATTTTCCACTTCTGGTTGAAGTTCATGAGTCCCCCTCCTCCTCAACTCCATTCACCGGACAACGACCCTCCGGCGCCGAACGATACGGAATACCACACCCAAAATCCGTTACCGAACACCACCCCCTCCGCCGCCTGCGGCTGTCCTTTCCACACTCGACATGAGGTTATGCACGATTTCCCGAAAACAGAGATAATTTT is a genomic window containing:
- a CDS encoding cyclase family protein, giving the protein MNFNQKWKIIDLSQEIYEGMPVFGMHQKTFFMVNQTHEQNMKDTGSKTLGFSARNMLISEHGPTHSDAVWEFKPDGPTIENMALELFYGDAICVDLRHVRYPDYIEVKDIEEALEKHGLDIRKGDIFLMYTGHYERTYPDRGYGGITAKHSGVSYEAAKWLAEKGVVNIGVDSPAIDQTPDDLDFSGHLVCGEFGITNTENLCNLDKVVGKRFIYMGLPLRIRAGSGSPIRAVALVER
- a CDS encoding adenine deaminase C-terminal domain-containing protein; the protein is MLNVKSLKVAEDRLHCVDALLGKGSFADKVLKGGNVVNVITGEIYVADVAISGKYILMVGDCTPLTGEGTEVVDVSGKYVTPGFIDSHMHFESAMLTATEFSRLSLPTGTTCLIADPHEVGNVLGKTAIKAMAEECATLPHHVYLRVPALTPDCPGLETPGESLTSEDVQEMLEYPTVTGIGETQGVTCMRFVYEHKYDVVKDTIAATTYARDLGKKVDGNAAEIFGADLAAHIICGGTDISCHETTSKEECMEKLRYGVYVLMREGSTQSNMPECIKALTEEGLSSRRMLLATDDMLAEDIIKKGHMNDIVRRTIERGVNPVEAIQMVTINASAWHNLDEIGVLAPGKYADINIISGKLEDMNVTSVYLEGERVAEDGKLVVELKPYTYPDLVKHTVKRGCVSADELKIPSTEKEVQANCVGLIVMQNLSEKYSVKLPVVDGFVTSVEDDLLPVAVIGRHGQPDIGKTFIKGFNIKNGAFAETVSHDTHNLIVIGTNYEDMAAAANRVIEMQGGVAIAREGKILGEMPLRICGLMTDELTGPQLVEKTIELHDIVRERLGCDVPAPFMHLAFLSLATSPKWKITDKGVVDVENYKIIPSIVPLR